A stretch of the Uranotaenia lowii strain MFRU-FL chromosome 3, ASM2978415v1, whole genome shotgun sequence genome encodes the following:
- the LOC129753437 gene encoding gustatory receptor for sugar taste 64b-like, translating into MKLLSQQPLRGTKRFFNLRWSTIGRPTSVKIRINQFDGSFHQAIAPVLCLGQCIALMPVVNICSRNFRNVRFKLCSFRLWYCLGYLTMGGIYSVLTCRWSIKKGLNITNLSDVVYILVVYLTAIFFMHVAFKWPKVLREFGNCEKLLLQEHYNHVVNRYMGWNLSWKIRSIAAGILGLAVIEDSLSYFSAYQSNEIQIAFCNRTNVTFWENFYLREHPQVFSNIPINFGTILLVEWVNKSMRYAWTYLDIFIISFSMAVQFRYDQIYHRLAALEGRSYPATFWRDTRLDYVAVSRLVAFIDDTFGHLILLACANDMFFIATQLFNGFQQRPAFATTIYFWYSLSLLIFRTICMLYVGSGVQVASMSPLNILRNVPSKIWGLDLQRLVDDVASGENVLSGKKFFYLKRQIILAMAGTLVTYELVLMDQVKQAPDLTKDCSIFWITN; encoded by the exons ATGAAGCTTCTGTCCCAACAACCATTGCGGGGTACCAAGCGGTTCTTTAATCTACGATGGTCCACCATCGGTCGACCAACGTCGGTAAAAATCCGAATCAACCAATTCGATGGCAGCTTCCATCAGGCGATTGCCCCCG TGTTGTGTCTAGGGCAATGCATCGCTCTCATGCCGGTGGTTAACATTTGTAGCCGGAACTTCCGGAATGTCCGATTCAAGCTTTGTAGCTTCCGGTTGTGGTACTGTTTGGGGTATCTTACGATGGGTGGAATTTACTCGGTTTTAACCTGTCGTTGGTCCATCAAAAAAGGCCTCAACATCACTAATCTGTCCGACGTCGTATACATCTTGGTGGTCTATTTGACGGCCATTTTCTTTATGCACGTTGCCTTCAAGTGGCCAAAGGTGCTGAGGGAATTTGGTAACTGCGAAAAGTTACTGCTGCAGGAACACTACAACCACGTGGTCAACCGATATATGGGCTGGAATCTGAGTTGGAAGATTCGGTCGATTGCGGCTGGCATACTGGGGCTGGCCGTCATCGAGGACTCGTTGAGCTACTTTTCCGCTTATCAGAGCAACGAGATACAGATTGCGTTCTGTAATCGGACCAACGTGacgttttgggaaaatttttacCTTAGAGAACATCCGCAGGTGTTTTCGAACATACCGATCAATTTTGGGACCATTCTGTTGGTTGag tGGGTCAACAAAAGCATGCGTTATGCCTGGACTTATCTGGACATCTTCATCATCTCGTTCAGTATGGCGGTGCAATTTCGGTACGATCAGATCTATCACAGGTTGGCGGCCTTGGAGGGCCGTAGCTATCCGGCCACCTTCTGGAGGGACACCCGACTTGATTACGTGGCCGTTTCTCGGCTGGTCGCATTCATCGATGACACCTTCGGCCATTTGATTTTGCTTGCCTGTGCCAACGATATGTTTTTCATTGCGACACAACTATTCAACGGATTTCA GCAACGTCCGGCGTTTGCGACCACCATCTACTTCTGGTACTCGCTGAGTTTGCTCATTTTCAGAACGATTTGTATGCTGTACGTAGGGTCCGGGGTACAGGTGGCATCGATGAGTCCGTTAAATATTTTGAGAAACGTTCCCTCAAAAATTTGGGGATTGGAT TTGCAGCGTTTGGTGGACGATGTGGCGTCCGGTGAAAATGTCCTTTCTggaaagaaatttttctatctcaaGAGGCAAATCATTTTAGCG
- the LOC129754361 gene encoding glutathione S-transferase 4-like, translating into MPIILYNFPMGAPTRAILLLIKELDLDVQLKEVDLMGGGTRTEEFIRMNPQHTVPTLDDNGFYLWESRAILAYLVETYKPGHDLFPTIPRIRACINRVLHHDLSDLYANTSLLLAPIWMGKTTVVSDEVKASFQEALETLEKFLIRNEWFAGETLTIADLSILPSISSMVHIGVDLTKFPRLAAWYENCKSLKGYEEDQQLAAQGGVYFKSLLTQGF; encoded by the exons ATGCCGATTATCTTATATAACTTCCCAATGGGAGCTCCAACAAGGGCGATTCTTCTTTTGATAAAAGAGTTGGACTTAGATGTTCAG CTAAAAGAAGTTGACCTAATGGGTGGTGGAACTCGGACTGAAGAATTCATCCGAATGAATCCTCAGCACACGGTTCCGACCCTCGACGATAATGGATTCTATCTGTGGGAATCTAGAGCCATTTTGGCTTATTTGGTGGAAACTTATAAACCAGGACATGATCTTTTCCCCACAATTCCTCGGATAAGAGCCTGTATCAACCGAGTTTTACATCACGATTTGTCCGATCTCTATGCTAATACCAGTCTCTTGTTGGCTCCCATCTGGATGGGTAAGACAACAGTTGTGAGTGATGAAGTGAAAGCGTCCTTCCAAGAAGCTCTCGAGACGCTGGAGAAGTTTTTGATTCGGAACGAGTGGTTTGCCGGAGAAACCTTGACTATTGCGGATCTTTCGATTTTGCCATCGATTTCTTCCATGGTG CACATCGGTGTCGACCTAACGAAGTTTCCAAGACTAGCAGCTTGGTATGAAAACTGTAAAAGTCTCAAAGGCTACGAAGAAGATCAACAACTTGCCGCTCAAGGTGGAGTCTATTTCAAGTCATTGCTTACCCAAGgattttaa
- the LOC129755260 gene encoding glutathione S-transferase 1-1-like → MPITLYYYPMGPPARAIILLIKELGLNVQLKVVDLQAGETRTEEFLKMNPQHTVPTLDDNGFYLWESRAILAYLVETYSPGHTLYPTIPRERAAINRILHHDLSTLYAHTTLKLMPIWMRQTTVVSEDMKKEFYEALEKLERYLIRNEWFAGENITLADISLLPTIASMVHTGVDFTRFPRLAAWYENCKILKGYEEDQQVAEQAGAYFKSLVTEGF, encoded by the exons ATGCCTATCACGCTGTACTATTATCCCATGGGCCCACCGGCTAGGGCAATCATCCTTCTAATTAAAGAATTGGGGCTCAATGTACAG CTCAAGGTTGTGGATTTGCAAGCCGGGGAAACGCGAACCGAAGAATTCCTCAAGATGAATCCACAGCACACGGTTCCTACCCTGGATGATAATGGATTCTACCTGTGGGAATCCAGAGCCATCCTAGCTTACCTGGTGGAAACCTATAGCCCAGGTCACACACTATACCCAACCATACCCCGGGAAAGGGCAGCCATCAATCGTATTCTGCATCATGATTTGTCCACACTGTACGCCCACACCACACTCAAGCTCATGCCAATCTGGATGCGTCAAACTACCGTCGTCAGTGAGGACATGAAGAAGGAATTCTACGAAGCACTGGAAAAATTAGAGCGATACCTGATCCGTAACGAATGGTTTGCCGGGGAAAATATCACGCTTGCCGATATCTCGTTGTTACCAACTATTGCCTCCATGGTG CACACCGGTGTGGATTTCACCCGGTTTCCGAGGTTGGCCGCTTGGTATGAGAATTGTAAGATTCTCAAGGGGTACGAAGAGGATCAACAAGTTGCTGAACAAGCTGGTGCCTACTTTAAATCGCTGGTAACGGAAGGTTTTTAA
- the LOC129754362 gene encoding glutathione S-transferase D7-like yields MPITLYYAPWSPPARAILLLIKELGLNVELKKVDVMGGETRTEEFLKMNPQHTIPTLDDNGFCLWESRAILAYLVEAYFNGHNLYPTIPRERANINRVLHHDLTSFYENTIRQIVPILRRETTVFSEEMKSSIHEALKKLELFLVRNDWFAGENLTIADISLVPTIAALVSFGINLSSYPRLAEWFKNCKVLKGFEDDQVFAQEIAGYFKTLVTEGL; encoded by the exons ATGCCCATCACTCTGTACTACGCACCGTGGAGCCCTCCAGCCCGGGCGATTCTGCTTCTTATCAAAGAGCTTGGATTGAATGTTGAG CTGAAAAAAGTTGACGTCATGGGTGGGGAGACGAGGACCGAAGAGTTTTTGAAGATGAACCCTCAGCACACTATTCCGACGCTGGATGACAACGGTTTCTGCCTGTGGGAATCCCGAGCAATCTTGGCCTATCTAGTGGAAGCCTATTTCAACGGCCATAATCTGTACCCAACAATTCCACGGGAACGGGCCAACATCAACCGGGTGCTGCACCACGATCTAACCTCGTTTTACGAAAATACCATCCGCCAAATTGTCCCGATTCTGAGACGCGAAACGACGGTCTTCAGCGAAGAAATGAAAAGCTCCATACATGAGGCGCTCAAGAAGCTGGAACTATTTCTGGTACGGAACGATTGGTTCGCGGGAGAAAATCTCACCATAGCGGACATTTCACTGGTGCCAACAATTGCTGCCCTGGTG AGCTTTGGAATCAATTTGTCCAGCTATCCGAGGTTGGCCGAATGGTTCAAGAACTGCAAAGTTCTAAAGGGTTTTGAGGACGACCAGGTATTTGCTCAAGAGATAGCGGGATACTTCAAGACGTTGGTCACCGAAGGCCTGTAG